The following nucleotide sequence is from Scheffersomyces stipitis CBS 6054 chromosome 4, complete sequence.
aaaagaaagatgtGTTATTAATGTGATGAAGGATTAGTAGTAGCGGAATGAGACAATCAGGTGGCAATCCGTCAACTACGGGGTGGGGCTCGTGTGCAGGAGATTAGGCATCTGTGTGAAATGTCCGTGTGATGCTAGCGGGAGTCAGCAGCTTCCTGCATGGCCCGATGAATCAGGCTAGGAAGAGGTAGCAGAGTGGAAAAGAGCAGCGAAAgcagaaagagagaaaCGAACCAGGTTTACCGTTGTAGATGTCAGTAATGAGAGGATATAAAGTGGCATCGAAGAGTAGTCAGAGTGTCAGAGAGAGAAGGAGCATTTTGGAGACATAAGATGTGGACATAGGGTATGATGTAGTTTTGCGTCGTTTTGAGGAGTCTTCATAATGGAAGATCTGATCGGTGAGTAATATTCCTTTTTCCTAGACATAGCCGATGTCATGGAACAGTTCAGCGTGGGTTTTTGTGAAACCACAGATTTACAAATGTTCATTAGGCAACTCGATTTCTGCTCTACTCTGGTTGATTACATCATCATTAATCATTAATCATTATTTATCAGTATTAATTCATATATGGTAATTATTCATTCACATACACTGATTCGATAGGCtctacttcttgttcaCTTTGTACACTTACAATTCACCTCTTCGCTTTCACAATTCACATCACAATCAACCCTTTCATTTGTGGCTTAGTGATACTCTCCGGTCGTCTCGGTGTCACGCTGCTACCAACACTCTCGGACAGCGATGCAGGCAGAGCTGTGTATAGCCATGTATTTGGTGGGTGTTGGAACGAGCTGTTCTGTTCTGCAAGCTAACTGTATTGTCTGTTCAACGCCAGATGGGCATAATAAAATGATTCTTTCTCACGTACAATCTTGCACGTTTCCTTTACGTCTCGTtattcaatctcttttgTACTGTCTCCGTAGTAGTGTGTCTCTACACTCTTTTTGTATGGGTAATCCTATTGTAGTTTTTGTAGTTTTTGTAGTTTTTGTagttttctatttttttttctcaACCTTCAGTCCTCTAGTCATCAAGCTATATAGCCACATGCTAATAGCCTTGTACATCTGCCCGGTATTTGGTACTGGCAAGCGGCCAAGATACCTTTCTTTGATCTTTATTTGGAAGTGGTTCGGCCTTGAGCAGGATATCTGCCGGAATCGGCGTGGCCACAGCCAACAGTACACAGAGTGCTAGTATATAACCAATTCTCATTCTCGAGTCTTTTCGCTTTGCTTGTTCtcgttcttgttgaagatcgCTTGAACACTTCCAAATATTCCCATTTTATAGCCAGACTTGTAGTCTTATTTATACATTTGCTTTTGATGTAAGATCGCCCCGAACGAGAAGTTCGCAGTAAATCACCATTTTCAGTACTCCAATGGGCAGTTGCCCTTTACAGTAATTCTCGCGTGGCTGATTCTGCAACCGCACTTGACGTGTACCTGTGCCACTTTTGCTTTGGCAAGGCTTCACAGTCTCCGAAAGTAGATATGTGCTAATGAATTCAACTATACAGTAGTATGACTATAGACCCTGTAAACCCGTTGTTCTCTCTCTCTTTCTTAAGTTGTACACGAATAGCTATTTGGTACTCGAACAACCTTTTCTCCTTGTTAGTCTCTCATCAGAAAACAGATACTCACATAGGTTTCTGGTACTTGGTCTTCATGGCACTGCGGAGTCGTAAACTGATGTCGGTTGTATCTACAGACGACTTTTTAGGTGGCTGAATTTCCAAGTAGTCAGAGTTGTCTAGTGGCGTAGCATCTGTGTTGATACGTATGTCAAAAGCATTGGAGAAAATGGGAATATCCGATaagttgttgagattgaacGAGTCCAACGACGAAGTAGATGTCTGTCTTTTCAAGTCACTCTCTTTTGCTTTTTCGTCCTCTTTCTCTGATTCATCATCCATATGCCCTGCAAATGGGTCCTGTTCGTTGTATTCTTTatagaatttttcatagTCCGTAAACATGTCAGGACCATACTTGTTGCAGAACGCTTCAACTTTCTTGCTCAACTCTCTCCGCGTCTTCTTAAGTTCGTCAATCTGAATGACATCCTTGTGACGATTCGTCAACGAGATAAATAAAGGAGCCAAAGATTTGTAGTAATCCACGCCTATTTCGCCCACTCTCAAGGAAGCATACGTCGTTAACAATGCCCACCCATAGCAAAACAAAAATATTATTGGAATGGGGAAAACATCAGTCGATACAATCTTGAATTTAATAATGATGATAGTACCAATGACAGAGTAGAAAATGTATAATATTGGTGCTAGAACGAGAGCCACCAAAATTTTCCAAGTACTTATCACATCCTTGGCTTGAATTTTCACAACTGACCCTGCAAGTGCTTCCTTAGCCTTCTTTCGTGAGATTTTCTTTGCTGTAATAAACACAGGGCTAAACATCACTACGCCTGGCATACTGAGTCCTGAGAAGAGtacaaacttgaagaatctttcaagaaacatTATCAACGAGCGAAGACGTTTTGATGATGTCAATGACTCAACTTGATGATCGTGGAGTCCCATCATCATGAGCTTTCTATTGTACTCTGTGACATTTTCTCTTAGTTCAACTACGTCAGGGTCTTTGGCGTGTTTCTCATAACCCTTGATTAATCTGCGATTCATTTCTACAACCATAGGTAAAGGAATTGTGTTACGATCACCTGAAGTGTATAATCTTCTTGCTGCTTGTGAAACCATAAGCGTGTCGTAATCATCAGAGGTAACTGTCACTTCCTTTAAACCTATGGATATCATACTCAATAACTTGGCGACAGCATCGCGGGACTTGGCAATGTAGCTCTGGGCCATACCTTTGTCCACCATGATTGGGGTTCCAAATTCTACGACCACTCTGGATCTGAATTTGTTGGGATGGAAGTAGTTCAATCCTACTGGAACTACAGCTACTGGTGTTACTTCCGCGTCAGGATCCTCTTTTAGTAACGAAGCAACGGCTCCAAGAGCCATGATGGCAACACCGGGTTTCAACGGTAACAAATCTGGTCGGTCATGAGATCCTCCCTCAGGAAAGATACCAAGGGCCTTACCAGAGTTGAGATGATTAAATACATTGTAGAATACAGTATGATTGTCTACATGTGGCGCTGACTTAAACCTCGTTCCAGCAAGAaggagttcttcaagtctccCTTGAAGTTTCTTGTTTGCTGACTCAAACGGTTCCTTCAAAGTTAGATGTGTATCGTCTTCGATGCTTTTGATAGGACAGTTACCCAATGACTCAGGAAGTCCCAACAACCCTTTGGGCATACAATCCTTCGTGAATTGGGTTCCTTCACCAACTATTTGAAGCTTATTTTCAGCACTCTGGAGACGAATAGTTCCTCGGGCGAGTTTGAGCAAGTCCTGGGCCCTTTCTACAGGGATTGCTCCGCAGAGCATGGCAGCAGTCCCTATAAACTTACGTTGGTAAGATTTATTTGCTGCTAAGTACgagattcttcttccagagtTCTCCTTTACTTTGGCCATGACTACAAGCGGATCTACAAACTGGTTGTGGTGAGGTGCAATGACGAATACGATGGGACCCTGGCTGGGAATGTTAAATGTTCCTCGTGGTCTGATATCTCTGAAGAAAGTATGTACCACAAGAGAAAAAAACCACAAGACTATATCATACGAAGCCATCTGTACCAACTCGATGAACACGTTAGTAGTCATTTTAACTGGTTGGTGGACATGGCTGGTGTGTTGTGAGTTCGTTTCTGACTCTGGGGTTGGTTTTGAGTCTGATAAGCCAGAAGGCTCCTCGCTGTTGTTAGACATTGGAGATAATCAAACGTGGCAATTCGCTACCTGAGTGAAATTCGTTTGTAGTATAAATTCAATGCAATTGACCAGTAGTGCCAGGAAAAGATGTGATTAAAAAAAAGATTAAGATATCAGTTATAAATCAAGAGCAATGTCAGATGCATCCTGTGGAGATGGAATTCATGGAGAACGCGCATAATCGTGGGGACTTTCGCTTATCAAAAGGAAGGTATGTGAGCCAAACAAGCCTACATTGAGAATGAGACCATATATAAGGGATATCGAGGAAAGTTACGAACATTGAGAAAGATTAAATGAGATTTGAAAACGCATTGTTTATTAACATAGTTACTTAAGGTCAGAGAAGCGACCTTGTGGTCT
It contains:
- a CDS encoding predicted protein (go_function acyltransferase activity~go_process metabolism); translated protein: MTTNVFIELVQMASYDIVLWFFSLVVHTFFRDIRPRGTFNIPSQGPIVFVIAPHHNQFVDPLVVMAKVKENSGRRISYLAANKSYQRKFIGTAAMLCGAIPVERAQDLLKLARGTIRLQSAENKLQIVGEGTQFTKDCMPKGLLGLPESLGNCPIKSIEDDTHLTLKEPFESANKKLQGRLEELLLAGTRFKSAPHVDNHTVFYNVFNHLNSGKALGIFPEGGSHDRPDLLPLKPGVAIMALGAVASLLKEDPDAEVTPVAVVPVGLNYFHPNKFRSRVVVEFGTPIMVDKGMAQSYIAKSRDAVAKLLSMISIGLKEVTVTSDDYDTLMVSQAARRLYTSGDRNTIPLPMVVEMNRRLIKGYEKHAKDPDVVELRENVTEYNRKLMMMGLHDHQVESLTSSKRLRSLIMFLERFFKFVLFSGLSMPGVVMFSPVFITAKKISRKKAKEALAGSVVKIQAKDVISTWKILVALVLAPILYIFYSVIGTIIIIKFKIVSTDVFPIPIIFLFCYGWALLTTYASLRVGEIGVDYYKSLAPLFISLTNRHKDVIQIDELKKTRRELSKKVEAFCNKYGPDMF